A stretch of the Takifugu flavidus isolate HTHZ2018 chromosome 1, ASM371156v2, whole genome shotgun sequence genome encodes the following:
- the fev gene encoding protein FEV isoform X2, with the protein MSCIAWEGTNGEFKLIDPDEVARRWGERKSKPNMNYDKLSRALRYYYDKNIMTKVHGKRYAYKFDFHGLAQVCQPSTTEQAIYKFQGNFSPIPFSGISKLNLVAPGVGPSSFSYWPGSPPTALYHSHNLQPPGPFGTVSPSHISCVNNINSLSNINSHYN; encoded by the coding sequence ATGTCGTGCATCGCCTGGGAGGGGACCAACGGCGAGTTTAAGCTCATCGACCCGGACGAGGTGGCTCGGCGTTGGGGGGAGCGCAAGAGCAAACCCAACATGAACTACGACAAGCTGAGCCGGGCGCTGCGTTACTACTACGACAAGAACATCATGACCAAGGTGCACGGCAAGCGCTACGCCTACAAGTTCGACTTCCACGGCCTGGCGCAGGTGTGCCAGCCGTCCACCACGGAGCAGGCCATCTACAAGTTCCAGGGTAACTTCTCGCCCATCCCGTTCTCGGGCATCTCCAAACTGAACCTGGTGGCTCCCGGCGTTGGACCGTCGAGCTTCTCTTACTGGCCCGGTTCCCCGCCGACGGCTCTGTATCACAGCCACAATCTGCAGCCTCCGGGGCCCTTCGGCACCGTGTCTCCATCCCACATCAGCTGTGTCAACAACATTAACAGCCTGAGCAACATCAACAGCCATTACAACTGA
- the umps gene encoding uridine 5'-monophosphate synthase — MANGSVGSLILKLHDVNAVKFGEYKLKSGIMTPIYIDLRVLVSYPALMNQVSCLIYQRMQEEDLRFDSVCGVPYTALPLATIISSKHEFPMLIRRKEAKDYGTKRLVEGTIHEGETCLIIEDTVTTGSSILETAEVLQKVGLKVTDAIVVMDRKQGAAEMLASRGIRLHPIISMFNLLDVLREAQRIDSQTAQNVRNFILDHQTFSAKAGNGSEVPEKKQCVEKTTQLSYADRAKLSNVHPLASKLLTIMQEKQSNLCVSADVTSSEELLQLADSLGPSICLLKTHIDILKDYAAAVGHKLQALADKHNFLIFEDRKFADIGNTVKHQYEGGLYQISSWSHIVNAHVVPGPGVVKGLCAVGKPLGRACLLIAQMSSQGSLACGDYTNAALQMAVEQSDFVMGFICSSKICPRPEFIHMTPGVQMQAGGDVLGQQYTTPEEVIFNKGSDVIIVGRGILEAPDRLEAAELYRKMGWEAYTKRLGQSGK, encoded by the exons ATGGCGAACGGGTCCGTCGGTAGTCTGATCTTGAAGCTTCACGATGTGAACGCGGTAAAGTTTGGAGAATACAAGCTGAAGAGCGGCATTATGACGCCAATTTACATCGATCTCCGGGTGCTGGTGTCCTACCCAGCCCTCATGAACCAG GTCTCTTGTCTCATCTACCAACGAATGCAAGAGGAGGACCTGCGGTTTGACTCCGTCTGTGGAGTCCCATACACAGCTCTGCCTTTGGCCACCATCATCAGCTCCAAACATGAGTTCCCCATGCTCATCAGGAGAAAGGAGGCCAAGGATTATG GAACCAAGCGTCTGGTGGAGGGGACCATTCATGAGGGAGAAACCTGTCTGATCATTGAAGACACGGTGACCACCGGCTCCAGCATCCTGGAGACGGCCGAGGTGCTCCAAAAAGTGGGACTGAAG GTGACAGACGCCATAGTTGTAATGGACAGAAAGCAAGGCGCGGCAGAGATGTTGGCCTCGCGGGGAATAAGgctccatcccatcatctccATGTTCAACTTGCTGGATGTGCTGCGGGAGGCCCAACGCATCGACAGTCAGACGGCACAGAACGTCCGCAACTTCATTCTGGACCACCAGACTTTCAG TGCCAAGGCGGGGAATGGTTCCGAAGTCCCTGAAAAGAAACAATGTGTGGAAAAGACAACGCAGCTGAGCTATGCAGACCGAGCCAAGCTGTCCA ATGTTCATCCCCTGGCCTCAAAGCTGCTGACGATCATGCAGGAGAAGCAATCCAACCTCTGCGTTTCCGCTGATGTGACATCCAGCGAGGAGCTTCTCCAGCTGGCAGACAGCCTGGGCCCAAGCATCTGCTTGCTCAAGACCCATATAGACATTCTAAAG GACTACGCAGCGGCAGTCGGCCACAAACTGCAGGCTTTGGCCGACAAGCACAACTTCCTCATCTTTGAAGACCGCAAGTTTGCCGACATTGGAAACACTGTCAAACATCAGTATGAAGGTGGATTGTACCAGATTTCATCCTGGTCCCATATTGTAAACGCCCATGTGGTGCCGGGACCCGGAGTGGTGAAGGGTCTGTGCGCCGTAGGGAAGCCCCTCGGCCGTGCCTGTTTGCTGATCGCGCAGATGAGTTCCCAGGGGTCCCTGGCCTGCGGTGATTACACAAATGCAGCG CTGCAGATGGCGGTGGAACAGTCAGACTTTGTGATGGGCTTTATCTGCAGTTCGAAGATTTGCCCGAGGCCAGAGTTCATCCACATGACTCCCGGGGTGCAGATGCAGGCTGGAG GAGATGTTTTGGGGCAACAGTACACCACTCCAGAGgaagtcattttcaacaagGGCTCTGACGTCATCATCGTTGGCAGGGGGATCCTGGAGGCCCCTGAtaggctggaagctgctgagTTGTACAGAAAGATGGGCTGGGAGGCCTACACAAAGAGACTGGGCCAGAGTGGAAAATAA
- the LOC130533374 gene encoding cyclin-dependent kinase 5 activator 1-like produces MGTVLSISPATKKASIMDAEVAPEGVKTDKSLKRHSMFVSLSWKKLVANSAKKSAKKVNPNVLTVPSGQVAQLNIENSRKTHQTEEKKPKVPIPVPVPTVPTQNNEPVIQNTRLSTVQKQSSSLSLLSPRRIVIQASTGELLRCLGDFMCRRCFKMKDLNSGEVILWFRNIDRTLLLQGWQDQGFITPANVVFVYLLCEDTIEDRVDSLGELQGTFQTCLYLAYSYMGNEISYPLKPFMIEANKDTFWETSLRIINRMSAKMLQLNADPHFFTEVFQDLKNQRESEANLDR; encoded by the coding sequence ATGGGAACCGTCCTCTCCATATCTCCGGCCACTAAGAAGGCATCTATCATGGACGCCGAGGTCGCGCCAGAAGGGGTCAAAACCGACAAGAGCCTCAAACGCCACTCGATGTTCGTTTCTCTCTCCTGGAAGAAGCTGGTGGCCAATTCCGCAAAGAAGAGTGCCAAGAAAGTCAACCCGAACGTGCTGACCGTCCCATCGGGTCAGGTGGCTCAGCTCAACAtcgaaaacagcaggaaaacgcaccaaacagaagagaaaaaacccaaagtgcCCATTCCGGTCCCGGTCCCCACCGTCCCCACGCAGAACAACGAGCCCGTCATCCAGAACACGAGGCTCTCCACCGTCCAGAAGCAGTCCAgctccctgtccctgctgtcccCCAGGCGGATAGTCATCCAGGCCTCCACCGGGGAGCTGTTGCGCTGTTTGGGGGACTTCATGTGCCGCAGATGTTTTAAGATGAAAGATTTAAACAGCGGGGAGGTGATTCTGTGGTTCCGAAACATTGATCGGACTCTGTTGCTGCAGGGCTGGCAGGACCAGGGCTTCATCACGCCGGCAAATGTGGTGTTCGTTTACCTGCTGTGCGAAGACACGATAGAGGACAGGGTGGACAGCCTGGGCGAGCTGCAGGGCACCTTTCAGACCTGCCTCTACCTCGCCTACTCCTACATGGGGAACGAGATCTCCTACCCGCTCAAACCGTTCATGATCGAGGCGAACAAGGACACGTTTTGGGAGACGTCGCTGCGCATCATTAACAGGATGAGtgccaaaatgctgcagctgaacGCAGACCCGCACTTTTTCACCGAGGTCTTCCAGGACCTGAAAAACCAGCGCGAGAGCGAGGCCAACCTGGACCGCTGA
- the cryba2b gene encoding beta-crystallin A2b, with amino-acid sequence MNTQQMEQMGKFKITVWEEENFQGKRCEFMLECQNIMERGFNKIRSIKVENGPWVGYEYPEFQGQQFILEKGDYPRYEAWSGNSSYRTEHLLSFRPIKCANHSDSKVTLYECEDFQGRKFELCDDYPSLQAMGWCSKEVPSIKVNSGAWVAYQFPGYRGYQYIMERDRHQGEYRNYNEYSTQAHTNQVQSIRRIQH; translated from the exons ATGAACACTCAACAGATGGAGCAGATGGGCAAGTTTAAGATCACAGTCTGGGAGGAGGAAAACTTCCAGGGCAAGCGCTGTGAGTTCATGCTGGAGTGCCAGAACATCATGGAAAGGGGCTTCAACAAGATCCGTTCCATCAAGGTTGAGAATGGACC CTGGGTGGGTTACGAGTACCCAGAGTTCCAGGGACAGCAGTTTATCCTGGAGAAGGGAGACTACCCTCGCTATGAGGCCTGGAGTGgaaacagcagctacagaacCGAGCACCTGCTCTCCTTCAGGCCCATCAAGTGTGCC AACCACAGTGACAGCAAGGTGACCCTGTACGAGTGCGAGGACTTCCAGGGCCGTAAGTTCGAGCTGTGCGATGACTACCCCTCACTACAGGCCATGGGCTGGTGCAGCAAGGAGGTGCCTTCAATCAAAGTCAACTCAGGAGC CTGGGTGGCTTATCAGTTCCCTGGTTACCGTGGTTACCAGTACAtcatggagagagacagacaccaAGGCGAGTACAGAAACTACAATGAGTACAGCACCCAGGCTCACACCAACCAGGTGCAGTCCATTCGTAGGATCCAGCACTAA
- the fev gene encoding protein FEV isoform X1 has protein sequence MRQDYGGNLMFNMYLSDPTENLLKEGKGTTWGPLNTGVQKGSGQIQLWQFLLELLSDSTNMSCIAWEGTNGEFKLIDPDEVARRWGERKSKPNMNYDKLSRALRYYYDKNIMTKVHGKRYAYKFDFHGLAQVCQPSTTEQAIYKFQGNFSPIPFSGISKLNLVAPGVGPSSFSYWPGSPPTALYHSHNLQPPGPFGTVSPSHISCVNNINSLSNINSHYN, from the exons ATGAGGCAGGACTACGGAGGAAACCTCATGTTCAACATGTATCTCTCAG ATCCGACGGAAAATCTGTTGAAAGAAGGCAAAGGAACAACCTGGGGTCCGCTAAACACCGGAGTGCAGAAAG GCAGCGGTCAGATCCAGCTGTGGcagttcctgctggagctcctttCCGACAGCACCAACATGTCGTGCATCGCCTGGGAGGGGACCAACGGCGAGTTTAAGCTCATCGACCCGGACGAGGTGGCTCGGCGTTGGGGGGAGCGCAAGAGCAAACCCAACATGAACTACGACAAGCTGAGCCGGGCGCTGCGTTACTACTACGACAAGAACATCATGACCAAGGTGCACGGCAAGCGCTACGCCTACAAGTTCGACTTCCACGGCCTGGCGCAGGTGTGCCAGCCGTCCACCACGGAGCAGGCCATCTACAAGTTCCAGGGTAACTTCTCGCCCATCCCGTTCTCGGGCATCTCCAAACTGAACCTGGTGGCTCCCGGCGTTGGACCGTCGAGCTTCTCTTACTGGCCCGGTTCCCCGCCGACGGCTCTGTATCACAGCCACAATCTGCAGCCTCCGGGGCCCTTCGGCACCGTGTCTCCATCCCACATCAGCTGTGTCAACAACATTAACAGCCTGAGCAACATCAACAGCCATTACAACTGA